The Rhodothermales bacterium genome contains the following window.
CCGATTCAAATCATCATAGGAAAGGTCATCCCGTACTTCTTTCTGTCGTTCGTCAACGTCATCACGATCCTGGTTCTGGCCCGTCTAGTATTCGGCGTTCCCGTCAAGGGAAGTATCCCGCTGCTTCTTCTGGAGTGCCTCCTGTTCATCCTCTGTGCGCTGTCGCTGGGGATCCTGATCTCCGCCCGAAGCTCATCGCAGCAAACCGCCACCATGATTTCGCTCGCCGGCCTGTTGCTTCCGACGGTCATCCTTTCGGGTTTCATTTTCCCGATCTCCAGCATGCCCGAACCCCTTCAATGGGTCACCCACATCGTGCCGGCGAAGTGGTTCCTGATCATCATCCGGGGCATCATGCTCAAGGGTGTTGGTATTGCCTACTTCTGGAAGGAGACGGTCATCCTCGGGGGAATGACCCTTTTGCTGATGATCGCAAGTATTCGCAGCTTCAAGGTTCGGTTGGAATAGTGTTCGAGTCCTTCTTCCAGATCTCAAGCAACATGTAACGTCGCGCCGCATGCGAACGCTGCTCTACATACTTCAGAAGGAGTTCCTGCAGATCTTCAGGAACCGCGCGATGCTGCCCATCATCTTCGTGATGCCCGTGATCCAGTTGATCATTCTGGGTAATGCGGCGACGTTTGAAGTCCGGCAGATCGAGGTGAGCGTCGTCGATATGGATCGGTCCGCTACCTCACGATTGCTTGTGAGCAAGATCGAGGCGTCCGGATATTTCAAGATCGTGGAGCAGCCAGGTAGCGAGCATTCGGCCGGCGAAGCACTGCTCAGTGGCGACGCGGACATGGTGATGCAGATCCCAAGACATTTCGAGCGGGATCTCCGCCGACTCGGTACTGTGGATCTCCAGATTATTCTTGATGCGCAGGACGGGGCGACTTCCGGCGTCGCATTCTCGTATGCATCGAACATCATCGAATCGTTCGACCGGCAAATTCTCGTAAAGCAGGTAGGGACACCGGTGACGTCTGTGCAGGGTCCGCGAATCGCGGTGGTACCTGCCAGTTGGTACAACCCGAATCTGAATTACGAGACGTACATGGTTCCGGGAATCCTGGTCGTGCTCGTAACGATGATCGGCGCCTTTCTTTCCGCGATGAATGTGGTGCGTGAAAAGGAGATTGGCACGATCGAGCAGCTCAACGTGACGCCGATCCGGAAGTACCAGTTCATCATTGGCAAGCTCCTTCCGTTCCTGGTGATTGCCCTTTTCGAGCTGGCTTTCGGACTGGTCATTGCCAGGCTGCTGTTCGACGTACCGATGCTCGGAAGCTTGCCGCTGATCTTCGCGCTCGCGACGGTCTACATGCTCGTCGTGCTCGGCATCGGATTGTGGATCTCGACGTTCACCGACACACAGCAGCAGGCTATGTTTCTCGCGTGGTTCTTCATGGTCGTGTTCATCCTGATGAGCGGACTGTTCACGCCGATCGAGAGCATGCCGCCCTGGGCTCAGGAGTTGACGCGGCTGAACCCTGTGGCGTATTTCATCAAGATCATGCGGCGGGTCTTGCTGAAGGGTGCCGGATTCGAGAGTGTGATCAACGAGTTCGTGGCACTCGTCGTCTACGCGTTCATCGTGCTGTCGCTGGCCGTGAGACAGTACAGGAAGGTGACGGCGTGAATCACTCGGTGCAGAGCTCGTAGCGCGCCTGACTCCAAGCGCATTCAGTCGGCTTATAGACGATGTCCATCAACCCTGCCCGAGTTACTCGACGACGCGGTGATGCGATGGGGCGGTGCCGATCCTGAGCGCGACAACCTACTTCGACGGAACCTGTCTCTTCACCTCATCCAACCATCCAATAACAAGCTGCGGTTGTCGCGGCGACGGTACGGCCGAAAGGGTAATCACGGCGCTACCGTCTGCCCTGGCGGTCCACTGATTCACACCCTCGAACGCCACGCGAGGTCTCGAGAAGGACCTTCCCCGGTCCTGTGTTTCCACCTCCATGACCGTCCCGTCAATCTGGTACAGCAGGCCGCCGCCCGACCTGATCCATACCGGGTTCGTCCCTCCGTCCCGCGACACCTTCACACGTCGACTCGTGCCTTCGATCAGAGCCACGTACACCTCATTGCGGCCCGACTCGTCCGATGTGTATGCGACGTGTCGCCCATCCGGCGAAATCGCCGCGTCATCCTCGAACGCCGATGAGCGAAGGAACGGTCGTGGACTCTCCGGTTCATCCATGGACACCAGCCAGAGATCGGAGCCCGTCTCCGGGTGAACCTCCTGATAGGCGACCAGGCTACCGTCTCTTGAAATCGACGTAGGATACTTGCTGTGCTCGTTCGTGACCAGCGAGACCGGACCCGAGTCGCCGAAACGCTGCACGTAGATGTCCGCTGTGCCACGTCGCTCGGAACTGAATACCATGCCTGATCCGTCGGGGAGCCAGGGCCCGCGATTCTCCCAGGATGGTGAGGACGCGAAGCGCTGGGCATCTCCGCTCTGCATATCGATCATTCGGATTTCAGCTTCGTCGAGACCTGACAGAACCTGCGCTGCCAGCAGAGAGCCGTCGGGCGACAGCCCGAGCCCGTTGAATCCTCTCCGCTCTGTCTGAATAACGCGCACGCCTCCAGCACGGTCGATCTCAATCAGGTCGCGATCCCATATCGTGCTTCCGGACAGAAAAACAAGCGAGCCTGACGCGGAAACGGCATAGTGCGAGGTGATCGTATCGAAGTCCGAGAGCACCCCGTCGACCATTACAACCGGATCACCGATTGTCAATCCTTCCTCATCGAACCCGGCGACCAGAAGAGACTTCTTTTGTACGAAGGCGATGTGTCCACTGGGCAGATACCTGGGCGCTATTGCTCCCTCGAACAGTACCGTGCGAGTCTTATCCTCCAGATCTATGACAATAATCTTGAAGCCGCTCCCGTATGACGCGCACAAAATGTGCGTCCCTCCCGGTAGCAGCTGCGGGTACGTGAATCCGACTTCACCTTTTTCGATGTCCGGGTCAACCAGCAGCTCCGGATCACCACCGGATGCGGGGACGCGATATACCCCATCCCCATAGCTGGGCACGTACACGATCTGGTCATCCTGTGACCATGAAAAACTCGGATACTCGCCCCCCCTCGGATCCACGTTCTGCGGGGCACCGCCACGAAGGCCAACCTTCTTGAGAAAGTTACCCGATTTGAAGACGATGCTGTTCCCGTCAGGGGAAAACACAGGCGCGTTGGCATTTTCCGTCCCGTCGATGGCAGTCGGCACGCCACCCTCGGCGAAGTTCTGCACAAAGAGTCGTATTCGTCCGTCCGATCGGCCCCTGAAGACCAGCCGTTCCCCGTCGGGCGAAAGCGCGACGGACGGTCCCTGGTTCGACGCAGCCACCGCGCCTCCCGCCTCCTCTGCAATGGCAAGCTGCAGATGAAGAACGGCCTGCTCCCTCTCCCCGGTGGACAGGAACCACGACGCCAACGCTCCGGCCAACAGGGCAAGAACAACGCCTGCGATGAGTGTCCAGAGTGGTACCGAGGATCGCTTGGCGTCTGCTTGCGCCGGGTGTGCACTCGTGTACGCTGCCGTTTTCATAGTCGACTGCGCGCCGAGATCAATACGGGCCAGGTCAACGATGACCTCGTCGCCGCTCTGATAGCGTTTTGTGCGATCCTTGCTAAGAAGCTTGTCGACGACCCACTCGAGCTCCATCGGAATACCGGAACGAAGGGCCGTAGGCGGCTCCGGATCCGAGTTCAGGATGCCGTAGACGATCGCCTGCTCGTAGTCGCCGGGGAATGGCACCCGACCTGTGATCATCTCATAGATGACACCGCCGAGCGACCATAGATCGGAGCGGTTGTCGACTTCCTCACCGCGTGCCTGCTCCGGACTCATGTAGGCGGCAGTACCGAGTGTCGAGCCCATCTGTGTCAGCTTCGTCGAGGCAGCGGTCTTCGCCAGACCGAAGTCGAGCACCTTCGCTTTGCCGTCGGACGTGAGCATGATGTTGCCGCTCTTCACGTCGCGATGAACGATGTCTTTTGCATGTGCGGCCTTCAGAGCCTCCGCCGATTGCGTGGCAATCGATATGACATCTTTGAGGGGAAGAGGCCCTCTGGCGATGCGATCCGTGAGCGTCTCGCCCTCGACGTATTCCATCGCGATGAGGGGGGTGCTTTTCGAGGCCCCGGAATCCGTCGGTATGCTAACTTCATCGATCTCGAACACCGTCGCAATGTTCGGATGATGCAGCGCCGCGGCAGCCCGCGCCTCACGATAGAAGCGAGCCCGGTCGTCTTCGGTGATGAGTGCGTGCGGCGGAAAGAACTTGAGTGCGACGGTCCGGTCGAGCCTGGTGTCCTCGGCTTTGTACACCACACCCATGCCACCGCGACCGATCTCGTCCGTGATTCTATAGTGGGATATGGTGGTGCCGATCATGCTCTCAGTGGAATGGATTGCGGAATCGTATCTAGAACTCCAGCAACCAGATGTCGCTGCTCACTTCCCGGGTCGTAAAGTACACGAAGTC
Protein-coding sequences here:
- a CDS encoding ABC transporter permease, producing the protein MRTLLYILQKEFLQIFRNRAMLPIIFVMPVIQLIILGNAATFEVRQIEVSVVDMDRSATSRLLVSKIEASGYFKIVEQPGSEHSAGEALLSGDADMVMQIPRHFERDLRRLGTVDLQIILDAQDGATSGVAFSYASNIIESFDRQILVKQVGTPVTSVQGPRIAVVPASWYNPNLNYETYMVPGILVVLVTMIGAFLSAMNVVREKEIGTIEQLNVTPIRKYQFIIGKLLPFLVIALFELAFGLVIARLLFDVPMLGSLPLIFALATVYMLVVLGIGLWISTFTDTQQQAMFLAWFFMVVFILMSGLFTPIESMPPWAQELTRLNPVAYFIKIMRRVLLKGAGFESVINEFVALVVYAFIVLSLAVRQYRKVTA
- a CDS encoding serine/threonine-protein kinase produces the protein MIGTTISHYRITDEIGRGGMGVVYKAEDTRLDRTVALKFFPPHALITEDDRARFYREARAAAALHHPNIATVFEIDEVSIPTDSGASKSTPLIAMEYVEGETLTDRIARGPLPLKDVISIATQSAEALKAAHAKDIVHRDVKSGNIMLTSDGKAKVLDFGLAKTAASTKLTQMGSTLGTAAYMSPEQARGEEVDNRSDLWSLGGVIYEMITGRVPFPGDYEQAIVYGILNSDPEPPTALRSGIPMELEWVVDKLLSKDRTKRYQSGDEVIVDLARIDLGAQSTMKTAAYTSAHPAQADAKRSSVPLWTLIAGVVLALLAGALASWFLSTGEREQAVLHLQLAIAEEAGGAVAASNQGPSVALSPDGERLVFRGRSDGRIRLFVQNFAEGGVPTAIDGTENANAPVFSPDGNSIVFKSGNFLKKVGLRGGAPQNVDPRGGEYPSFSWSQDDQIVYVPSYGDGVYRVPASGGDPELLVDPDIEKGEVGFTYPQLLPGGTHILCASYGSGFKIIVIDLEDKTRTVLFEGAIAPRYLPSGHIAFVQKKSLLVAGFDEEGLTIGDPVVMVDGVLSDFDTITSHYAVSASGSLVFLSGSTIWDRDLIEIDRAGGVRVIQTERRGFNGLGLSPDGSLLAAQVLSGLDEAEIRMIDMQSGDAQRFASSPSWENRGPWLPDGSGMVFSSERRGTADIYVQRFGDSGPVSLVTNEHSKYPTSISRDGSLVAYQEVHPETGSDLWLVSMDEPESPRPFLRSSAFEDDAAISPDGRHVAYTSDESGRNEVYVALIEGTSRRVKVSRDGGTNPVWIRSGGGLLYQIDGTVMEVETQDRGRSFSRPRVAFEGVNQWTARADGSAVITLSAVPSPRQPQLVIGWLDEVKRQVPSK
- a CDS encoding ABC transporter permease, producing PIQIIIGKVIPYFFLSFVNVITILVLARLVFGVPVKGSIPLLLLECLLFILCALSLGILISARSSSQQTATMISLAGLLLPTVILSGFIFPISSMPEPLQWVTHIVPAKWFLIIIRGIMLKGVGIAYFWKETVILGGMTLLLMIASIRSFKVRLE